Sequence from the Bacteroidota bacterium genome:
CGTAACCGTAACCGATGCGAACGGCTGCACCAATACTGCCAGTGTTTCGTTAAGCGTTTCTCCGCAGCCCACTGCTTTTGCAGGCGCTGACACGGCAATTTGCGTGGGAGGAAGCGCTGTTCTGAATGCGGCAGGAAACGGAACATATTCATGGAGCACGGGGCAAACAACCGCTTCAATTACTGTGAGCCCCACTTCAAGCACTACTTACACATTATTCGTAACCAACTCCTGCGGAACAGCCACCGATTCGGTTACAATATTCGTTCAGCCGCTGCCGGTTGTAACGGTAAGCGGTGTCTCCACCATTTGCCTTGGAACTCCCGATACTATTGCCGCAACGGGAGGAGGAAATTATTTGTGGAGCCCCGGAGGACAAACCACTTCTTCCATTATTGTGAATCCAACTTCCAACACGGGATACACGGTAACGGTTACGAGCGGTGCAGGATGCAGCAACACGGGGACATTCAGCGTGAGTGTGAGCAGTGTTGCGGCTTCTATTGCGGGCAACAGCACCATTTGTTCGGGGCAGGTGGCAACACTTTCTGCTTCGGGAGGAACAAGTTATTCGTGGAGCACCGGGCAAACCGGCACTCTTATTTCAGTGAGTCCTTCTGTTACTACCGGCTACACGGTGACTGCTTCCAATTCCATTGGCTGCACGGGCACTGCGGTTTTCACAATAAGCGTTACGCCAACTCCCACTGTTTCGGTAAGCGCTTCGTCAACTACTTTTTGTTCGGGCAGCGCCACTACGCTTAACGCAAGCGGTGGCACCACTTATTTATGGGCTCCTTCCACCGGCTTAAGCAATACTACTATTGCAAATCCCACTGCTAATCCTACTACGAGCATTACGTATACTGTGCTTGCTTTCAACGGAACTTGTGCCGACACCGCCACCATTCCTCTCACCGTAAATCCGAATCCAACGATAACGATTACCGCTTTGCCGCAAACAAATATTTGCAACGGCAGTTGCGCCACCATTACCGCATCGGGAGGCGTTTCGTATGTATGGAATCCGGGAGGACAAACTACGGCTTCAGTTACGGAGTGCCCTACATTGAGCACCACGTATTCTGTTACCGCTACAGGTGCGAATGGATGCACTTCTTCCGGCACAACGCTGATTACCGTGCTTCCGCAAATTAATTTAATCGTGAACGGAATCACGAATATATGCGCAGGAAATTCCACCACGCTCACCGCGCAGAACGGAGGCACCACTTATTCATGGTTGCCAAACGGGCAAACTTCTGCAACGATTATAGTTATGCCCAGCGTTACCACTTCTTACACGGTTACTTCTTCCAATGGCGCCTGCTCCGATACGGCAGGCATTACGGTGAATGTTTCTCCTATTCCCACCGTGACTGTGAGCGCCAGCCCCAATACCATTAACATTGGTGCCTCCACCACGCTGAGCGGAAACACCAGCACCGGAACCTATATATGGAGCCCGACTACCGGATTGAGTTGCGCGGCTTGCCCGAACCCGGTTGCCAGCCCGGTTGATACCACTGTGTATGTATTATGCACCACCGATGCAAACGGCTGCAGCGCCTGCGATTCGGTAATTGTGTATGTAACCAAAGAGTGCGGAGATATTTTTGTGCCCAATGCTTTTTCTCCCAATGGCGATTCTCATAACGATTGGCTTTGCGTGCGCGCGCCCGGCAGCAATGGGGGAGGCGAATGCAAGGCGAGCCCCTGCATAAAAGAAATTTCATTTACCATTTACAACCGCTGGGGACAAAAAGTTTTCTTCAGCGATGATGCCGCAGTGGGCTGGGACGGAACCATTCAAGGAAAACCCGCTGATGCCGCTGTGTTCTTCTTCCTCCTCGATGTAACTCTCATTGACGAGACATTCTTCCATAAAGAAGGAAGCGTTTCGCTGGTGAGGTAGGGGAGAAGTAATTTTTCTGCTCCTGCAACCTTTTTCTTATTTCCTTCATCTTATCACTAAAAAATATTCTTCATGAGAAAATTATATTCCTCTTTTATTTTATTTTCTTTTTCTGTTGCAATGTTCGGGCAATGCCCGATGGTTGTAAACAGTTCTAAACTTTCAGATGCGAATTGCTACGGGCAGTGTACCGGTTCTGCTTATGCTGTGGCGAGCAACGGAACCCCGCCTTACCATTATTTGTGGATGCCCGGTTCACAAACCACACAAACAGCAACGGGTCTTTGCCCCGGAACCTATACAATATCGGTAACGGATGCTACTCCTTGTCCGGCTGTAACTGCAACGGTTGCGATTGGACAAAATCCTCCGCTTACAGTATCAACCTGGTCATGGAGTCCAATATGTATAGGTGATTGTTCTTCAATTACTGCAAATGCAAGCGGAGGAGATGGAGGTCCTTACACATATTCATGGACACCTGCTATTACACAACCTCCCGTTGCTACTTGTCCAACCGTGACTACAACGTATACCGTTCTTGCTGCAGATGGTTTAGGATGCACAGCAACCGGAACAACAGCAATTATAGTTAATCCAAAACCGGTTTGTACAATTTGTCCGTCAGTTGATACTATTTGTGTGGGACAGTCAGTAGTTCTTATTGCAAACGGAGGCGTATGTTATAGTTGGTACCCGGGCGGACAAACAACCGCAGCTATTCAAGTAAGCCCGACAATTACTACTACTTATTCGGTTTCAGTTATTGATGCGAATGGTTGTTCGTATATATACCAAGGTTGTTTTACTACATATCCCATGACCGTATATGTTTCTCCATGTACGGGAGTGAATGATATTTTTTCTTTAGAAGATTTTCAAGCATATCCCAATCCAACATCAAATGGTTTATTTGAAATTTTATTCACTTCAGGTAAAGAAGATAATCTGGATATTGAAATCAGGGATGAACTCGGGCAAATTGTTTACAGCGAAACGCTGAATAAATTTTCAGGACGCTACAAGCAGACATTAAATCTCTCGCAATTCGGGAGAGGAGTTTATTTTATTGCAGTAACAAATAAAGAAAAAACATTCCTGCGGAGAAAAATTATTTATTAGAACAATTTTTCATTTTACAAAGTTACCTGAACACCTTCTGCTTATTCAGCGCGCTGCGGTATTTTTCCGCGTTGCAGTTATGTTCCTTCAGCGTTTTGGCAAAATTATGTTTACCGGAAAAATCTTCTTTGGCGCACATGTAGAGATAATCGTTCTTCTGGTAATTAAGCACCGCATCAAGGGAAGAAATTTCGGGAATGTAAATAGGTCCCGGTGGCAAGCCGGCATGTTTATACGTGTTGTAAGGCGAATCCACTTCTTTATCTTTATCGAGCACGCGGCAAATGGTAAAATCTCCGAGCGCGTAAATCACCGTGGGGTCGCTTTGAAGTTCCATTCCTGATTTTATGCGGTTCAGATATAATCCCGCAATGGTTGGGCGTTCATCGGGAAACTCCAACTGTTCCGCCTGCACAATGGAAGCGAGAATGGAGACCTGTGTTTGCGTGAGATTAATTTCTTTTGCTTTTTTCTTCCGCTCCTCCGTCCAGAATTTTTTGTATTCACTTTGCATGCGCTCCACAAACTGCTTTGCCGAAGTGTTCCAGTTGAGTTGATACGTGTTGGGAATGAAAAGCGTGAGAACGGTTTCGCTCTTCAAGCCGAGATTTTGTTTGAGCCACTGCTCGTTGTTCAGCAGCGCGGTGAGTTGAACGGAATCGGCTTCAATTTTTTTGCACACGTGCGAAATCAATTCTTCTTTCGTGCGGATGTTGGTGAAAGTAAGATTCACCGGCTCCTGTAATCCTGCACGCAGCAGGTTGATGATTTCATTGCTGCTCATGCCGGAAAGAATGCGGTACCTGCCGGGTTTCACTTTGTCTTTATATTTTTTAATTTGCGCCAGCCAGATGAAATTTTTTTCATGCTTCAGAATTTTTTTTGCGCGCAGTGTGTCGAGCACTTGTTCAAAGGCAGAACCGGTGGGAATAAAAATGAGTTGAGATTTTTTTATTTCTGAAGATGTATTCGGCAGGTAGAGTATTCGGTAGCCGAGGTAAGCGGCAGTTCCTCCCGTGAGCAGAAGAAAAAACAGAAGCCACAAAATAATTTTCAGGAATATGTTTCTTTTTTTCTTCGCCATTTATTTTTTCAATCTCATTTGTATTGCAAGCGCCTGTTCGTTCTTCGGATTTATTTTCAGAATTCTTTTCACGCAGGCAAGCGCCTCGCTGTTCTTTTTTTCATAGAGCAAAAGACCTGCTTTGTTGAGCAATGCCTGTTCGTAATCGGGGTCGAGCGCGATGGCTTTGTCATAAAATGAATTTGCTTTTTCCGCGTTTCCGTTTTGAAGATAAATAAATCCGAGATTGCACCACGCGGCTGTATAATTTGAATCTTCCGAAAGAATTTTCCCGTATAACTTCTGCGCTTCTTCTTTTTTATTCTTGCTGAGAAGATTTAGGGCAAGTTTATTTATAAAATCCAGATTGTACGGAGCAAGTTCCATCGCTTTTTTGTAAAACGGCTCAGCGGCTTTACTATTTCCAGAATGAGAAAAGGATTCACCTATTTCATAGCAAGCCCATGCATCTTTGTTGTCGTACGAAGCATGCACAAGAATTTTTTTAAGCATTTTTTTCTCTCCAACTGCCTTCGCATAAAAAATTATTTTAACAAAGTCCTCTTTCAGAAAATATAATCTTGTAAGCAAGCGAATGTTTTTTTCAATTTCATCCGGTGAATTATCGGGCAGATATTTTTTTGCCGAATCGAGAAAAGCAGCACTGTGCGTGAACTTTTCAAACTGGTTCATGTATGCTTCCGCCAACACCTGCGGCTCCGGATTTTTTTCATTGATGGCGAATAGACCGATAAATTTTTTGACAGAGGAAGCATCTACTTTCTTCTGCGGCTTTCGAATGAAATGGTCGGTAATGGTTACATGCGGAATATCTATTGAACCGCTCTTAGGCATGTGGCAGCCAACGCAGTTATCCTGTTTCAAGTTTCTGGTTTCAGGTTTTTCGCTGCATACTATTTGTATTTTATTTCCGTGACAATTCTTGCAGGCATTATTAAAAACTTCTTTGCCGGTAACTTTCACACTCACATGAGGATTATGGCAGGTAACGCAAGTCAATCCATTTTTATATGGTTTGAGTTGTTGGTCGGGATTTGAAATCCCGACCAGCGAAGTTTTAATAAAACATTTGCTTTGTTTTAATCTCTCTGCATGTGATGCCATGATGAAATCATCTTCACCGTTTTCATACTTGGGAAGAAAAACATCCATCACCTCCGAGAGTTTCATTCCCGGGCGAAAATCGTAAAATGATTTTCCTTCTTTCAGCACCGCGTTTCCCTGCAAATGGCAGCGCTGGCAAACATCAAACTGCAAATCAACCGGAAGTTTTGCGGGGTTCACAATGGAATAATCAATTTCTTTAGAAGTGTCAACCGCAATGCCCGCTTCTTTTTCTTTCACATGAATTTCTCCCGGACCGTGGCATCGCTCGCAGCCGATTCCATTAGGAACGGAATTGAATTTATTTTCCGAGCCCATTACAAAATCGGGAAAAGAGTTGTGGCAACTCATGCATTCCAACCCGATGATGCGCGCGAAACGTTTGTTGTAACCGTTTTCAAAACCGGGAGGCAAATCCCATTCTTCTTTCTGCGTATAAAATGTAGCGGGCATCTGATGCAGATAACCGTTCGTGCGGAAAAGATGCGAGTTGGTATGCTGCCCCGAGCCGATGATGTAATCCGCTTTCTCCGTTCGCTTGTGCACAGTGTCTTTTCCCTGCAAACGAAACTCGAGAATGTTCAGTGTGTCGCCATTCCAGAACGGATGATAATATAAATCAGAAAATTTATCATAGACGATTGCGTGCGCGCCAAACTTTGCAGAAGATTTTTTCTTCGTTGCGTTGTCGAATGATTTTCCCATTCCTGTTTCAATGAACGTTTCGTATTTATCGTAATGGCATTGCTTGCATTTTGCCATGCCCACATAGTTTACTTCGGCAGAAAGATTTTTATAAGTTTTCATTTCCGAAGTTTTATTTTCTTTCTCTTCAGAAGAACCGCAGTGAAAAACGGAAAAGACAATAATGAGAAGAAGAGAAGACAGAAAAATATTTCTGAGAAGAGAATACATTGGCTGCAAAAATATACTTTGGAAACGAAAGAAGAATTAATGATTCATCAACTCAAGAAACAATTCATGGTTTTTCCTGTTTGTAATTTTAAATTTATTCTTCCTGAAAAGTTTTATGCTGGCAATATTGTCTTTTGAAATGGTGCAGCATAGTTTTTTCAGATTGAGAATTTCAAAGCAATAGGTTGCAAGAAGCGATACTGCTTCGGAGGCATAGCCGTTCGCGCGGAAATTTTTATCAATCAGAATTCCTATTCCCGATTTTCGTTCGCGTTCGCTAAAATCAAAAAGGTCAATGCAGCCGATACTATTTCTCTCCGCCTCTTTTGCGGAAGGCGATAATTCAATCATCCACCGCAATTGCCCCTCGAGGTAAATATCGTGCCGGCTTGAAATAAATTTTTTGATTTCTTTTTTAGTAAATGGTTTTTCTGTTCCGCTCATTTTCCAATGCGATGTATCGTTCTCCCATTTATGCAGCATAGCGGCATCGGTGGGCTGCATATAACGAAGAATTATTTTTTCTCCACGAAGAAACATGCTGATAAAGATTTAAACCGTTACAAGAGATGAGTTGCGGATGGCTTCGTGCACATCGTTCACTTCGTATTTATTCAACTCAAAAGAATTTCCGGATAAATAGTTACCGAGATTCAGATGGTAAATTTCTTTCACTGCCTTGCGTTCGCTTAGTTTCGGAAGAAGGTCAAAAATCAGGTTCACATTTTTTTTCTCCGTGCTGTAAATAGAATGGCAGAAATCAGCAATGGGCGTGAGGCACGTGGCAATGCCCACATCTGCGCGCGGATATGCCAACATGCAGTGGCGGATTTCATCCTGCAGTTGTTCGAGCGTGAAAACAAGAGGAAGCGCAAGGCGGATAAAAACAGTTTCAATTTTTTTCCTTCGGATTAAATGAAGAAGCGAAGAAAGTTCTCCGTCCACCGTTGCGCCTTTCACGCTGAGGCTAAAAATTTTTCCGTGAACCGACACAAGCAGGTGAGGAGGAATGCGCGCGGCATACAGCAAAACAAGAAACACATCGTTGTGCAGAAGCGTTTCCTTGGCGGGAAGAATGTTTTGAATCCTGTAAAGTTGCTTCATGCGGGCGAATGTAAGAATAAAGGAAGAATGTCCCGAAGGGACTTCTTCGGAGGAAAAGCGGAAGGTTGGAAAGTGATGCAGATAAATTTATAGTTGTTCACAAAAAAACTTCTGTATCTTTGAATCATCAAAGCCATCATTAAAACAGACAATAAAAGATGAAAACAATAATTGTAAATGTTCCTGATAAAGAAGAAAACTTTTTTCTGACTTTACTGAAAAAAGTTCACCTGAAGCCGCACGTTTTAGAAAAAGAGGACGAAGATTTAATTGCCAAATGGATTGACGAAGGAATGGAAAGCGGAGAAGTTTCGGAAGAAGAAATTTTTGAAACTTTGAGAAAGAATGGAGCTAAGATATGAAGGGCAATTTAAGAGGGATGTATCTCATTGCAATTCTGAATTAGCAGATGAAATTCGCAAAGCAATATTCAATGTAAAAAGTGCTCATAAGGTTTCTCAAATACAAAATCTTGTCAAGCTGAAAAAATACAAGACACATTACAGAATAAAAGTTGCGAAACACTACAGAATTGGAATTATCATTCGCGGAAACATAGTTTGGTTTGCACGTTTCGGACATAGAAATAATTTTTACAAAAAACTTTTTCCATAAATTAAATTTTTTTCCAATGAAAACAAAAAATATTTTTACCGCAACAGTTTGCATTATTGCCTGCTGCCTACTGCCTACTGCCTACTCTTTTTCCCAGGGAACATGGTCTCAAAAAGCAAACTTTGGAGGAACGGGAAGATATATAGCTGTTGGTTTTTCAATTGGAACAAAAGGATATATAGGAACAGGATATGACGGTGCATATAAAAATGATTTTTGGGAATGGGACCAAGCAAACAATATTTGGAGCCAAAAGGCAAACTTTGTAGGCACAGCAAGAGATAATGCAACTGGCTTTTCTATTGGTACGAAGGGATATATCGGAATAGGATTCGATGGTGCTAACAAAAATGATTTTTGGGAGTGGGATCCATCAATAAATATTTGGACTCAAAAAGCGAATTTTGGTGGAACGGCAAGAAGAGAAGCTGTCGGTTTTTCCATCGGCACAAAGGGATATATCGGAACAGGATACGATGGCGTTATGAAGCAGGATTTTTGGGAATTTGATCCTTCAACAAATGTATGGACTCAAAAAGCTAACTTTGGCGGAACTGCAAGATATGAAGCTATAGGTTTTTCTATAGGCGCTAAGGGATATATCGGAACGGGATCTGATGGATCAACTCTAAAGCAGGATTTTTGGGAATGGGACCAGGCAACAAATGTTTGGACTCAAAAAGCAAACTTTACCGGAACAGTAAGAAGATTAGCTACTGGCTTTTCTATTGGCACTAAAGGATATATTGGAATTGGAAGTGATATTTCTAATACACCTTATCAAGATTTCTGGGAGTGGGATCAAGGAACAAATGTATGGACTCAAAAAGCAAATTTTGGTGGAACGGCAAGATACGCAGCTGTTGGATTTTCAATCGGTACAAAAGGATATATCGGAACAGGAGTAACTTACAAACAAGATTTCTGGGAATTCGCTCCCTTGTGCAACCTCACCGTTACGGTTAACGCCACCCCCGCTTCGTGCGCAAACAGCAGCGGCACTGCCAATGCAATTGTTTCGGGAGGAAATTCACCCTACACTTATCTCTGGAACACAGGCGATGTGGTTCCGACTATTGCCGCGCTGGCTGCCGGCACTTACCGCGTGAATGTTACCGATGCGGCAGGATGTTTTTCTTTTGCCGATGGGCTGGTTACCAACAGCAATGGTCCCGCCATAAGCGTAACCGGCTTGCAAAATATTTCGTGCAACGGATTATCGGATGGAGCCATTAATATTACAGTAACAGGCGGCAATCCTCCTTACAATTACAAGTGGAGCAACGGAGCCGCCACGCAAAACATCAGCGCGCTGGCTTTCGGTCCCTATGATATTACGGTGAGTGATGCATCCAACTGCATTGC
This genomic interval carries:
- a CDS encoding T9SS type A sorting domain-containing protein, whose protein sequence is MKTKNIFTATVCIIACCLLPTAYSFSQGTWSQKANFGGTGRYIAVGFSIGTKGYIGTGYDGAYKNDFWEWDQANNIWSQKANFVGTARDNATGFSIGTKGYIGIGFDGANKNDFWEWDPSINIWTQKANFGGTARREAVGFSIGTKGYIGTGYDGVMKQDFWEFDPSTNVWTQKANFGGTARYEAIGFSIGAKGYIGTGSDGSTLKQDFWEWDQATNVWTQKANFTGTVRRLATGFSIGTKGYIGIGSDISNTPYQDFWEWDQGTNVWTQKANFGGTARYAAVGFSIGTKGYIGTGVTYKQDFWEFAPLCNLTVTVNATPASCANSSGTANAIVSGGNSPYTYLWNTGDVVPTIAALAAGTYRVNVTDAAGCFSFADGLVTNSNGPAISVTGLQNISCNGLSDGAINITVTGGNPPYNYKWSNGAATQNISALAFGPYDITVSDASNCIAQQSILITQPAPLSIKDSVINSSCAQFNGEGYALVSGGTQPYSYTWSNASVTPFITGVNADIYQVVVTDANNCKKSKWVDVADSTGPLAFLDSIESVACGDSGAAWVTAQNPANVWGYWWTNGTTQKDLTGVPAGVYGCKVQDFSGCKYTWNVKIPPVLPPLKPICLVTVDTSSKMNIVVWEKPTNALFIHRFNVYRESSAPGVYQLIDSVLWTSLSVYFDSVPDPNNRWAKYRVSMVDDCGKEGPMSPENKTIHLALQPTSNNLHHDLIWDAYDGFAFSYYHIYRKANTNGAWKLIDSVLANVTAYSDTAFNSLDTNYYHVDVDAPQGGCTPSIKNPTTFATNLNTSRSNIYKVTDSTTVGMNEANLGKFISVYPNPSTGEFTVSSLQFPVKDIEVYDIYGKKVYQTTVNRKQETLNLSAAGSGIYFLQLKTERGTVTKKLVLSR
- the mltG gene encoding endolytic transglycosylase MltG, whose protein sequence is MAKKKRNIFLKIILWLLFFLLLTGGTAAYLGYRILYLPNTSSEIKKSQLIFIPTGSAFEQVLDTLRAKKILKHEKNFIWLAQIKKYKDKVKPGRYRILSGMSSNEIINLLRAGLQEPVNLTFTNIRTKEELISHVCKKIEADSVQLTALLNNEQWLKQNLGLKSETVLTLFIPNTYQLNWNTSAKQFVERMQSEYKKFWTEERKKKAKEINLTQTQVSILASIVQAEQLEFPDERPTIAGLYLNRIKSGMELQSDPTVIYALGDFTICRVLDKDKEVDSPYNTYKHAGLPPGPIYIPEISSLDAVLNYQKNDYLYMCAKEDFSGKHNFAKTLKEHNCNAEKYRSALNKQKVFR
- a CDS encoding GNAT family N-acetyltransferase, producing the protein MFLRGEKIILRYMQPTDAAMLHKWENDTSHWKMSGTEKPFTKKEIKKFISSRHDIYLEGQLRWMIELSPSAKEAERNSIGCIDLFDFSERERKSGIGILIDKNFRANGYASEAVSLLATYCFEILNLKKLCCTISKDNIASIKLFRKNKFKITNRKNHELFLELMNH
- a CDS encoding T9SS type A sorting domain-containing protein; amino-acid sequence: MRKLYSSFILFSFSVAMFGQCPMVVNSSKLSDANCYGQCTGSAYAVASNGTPPYHYLWMPGSQTTQTATGLCPGTYTISVTDATPCPAVTATVAIGQNPPLTVSTWSWSPICIGDCSSITANASGGDGGPYTYSWTPAITQPPVATCPTVTTTYTVLAADGLGCTATGTTAIIVNPKPVCTICPSVDTICVGQSVVLIANGGVCYSWYPGGQTTAAIQVSPTITTTYSVSVIDANGCSYIYQGCFTTYPMTVYVSPCTGVNDIFSLEDFQAYPNPTSNGLFEILFTSGKEDNLDIEIRDELGQIVYSETLNKFSGRYKQTLNLSQFGRGVYFIAVTNKEKTFLRRKIIY
- a CDS encoding tetratricopeptide repeat protein: MYSLLRNIFLSSLLLIIVFSVFHCGSSEEKENKTSEMKTYKNLSAEVNYVGMAKCKQCHYDKYETFIETGMGKSFDNATKKKSSAKFGAHAIVYDKFSDLYYHPFWNGDTLNILEFRLQGKDTVHKRTEKADYIIGSGQHTNSHLFRTNGYLHQMPATFYTQKEEWDLPPGFENGYNKRFARIIGLECMSCHNSFPDFVMGSENKFNSVPNGIGCERCHGPGEIHVKEKEAGIAVDTSKEIDYSIVNPAKLPVDLQFDVCQRCHLQGNAVLKEGKSFYDFRPGMKLSEVMDVFLPKYENGEDDFIMASHAERLKQSKCFIKTSLVGISNPDQQLKPYKNGLTCVTCHNPHVSVKVTGKEVFNNACKNCHGNKIQIVCSEKPETRNLKQDNCVGCHMPKSGSIDIPHVTITDHFIRKPQKKVDASSVKKFIGLFAINEKNPEPQVLAEAYMNQFEKFTHSAAFLDSAKKYLPDNSPDEIEKNIRLLTRLYFLKEDFVKIIFYAKAVGEKKMLKKILVHASYDNKDAWACYEIGESFSHSGNSKAAEPFYKKAMELAPYNLDFINKLALNLLSKNKKEEAQKLYGKILSEDSNYTAAWCNLGFIYLQNGNAEKANSFYDKAIALDPDYEQALLNKAGLLLYEKKNSEALACVKRILKINPKNEQALAIQMRLKK